The Niallia alba genome includes a window with the following:
- a CDS encoding MFS transporter, with translation MNSFYFTEESKEKREQRVTLRTLFFGGLLVVSSLYVTIPLLNALMATYKIQPLHSGWSSSIFSFCYAVGLIFFGLLSVKVQRYHLFLVCFIGMTFITPFISLSPNYVLFLIFRGIQGFIAASFAPNALGFALEWFPVEKKVLAIAWINTGFLLAGIIGPFISSSVLNLWNWQAVFIVFGILYFLMLIFIFYHLPKTSNHQIQVENQNIILQMKELLAKKHIYLCYWITATLLFSYVSFSTFIDPFLKEQAFTPTTIFNLKLVGMIGVFFTLASNFLIKLYGKQLVLRSGLLIAIFSICILAFLGSKWLIGIAIILFIGGISVSIPANIALIQEWGGKHKNLAITCYTVILFIGASIAPVFSIYLIEKVTISVGMIVLSAILLSSFTSSLFIRPRTSSKQLKKRDKI, from the coding sequence ATGAACTCATTCTATTTTACGGAAGAATCTAAAGAAAAGCGGGAGCAAAGAGTAACATTAAGAACGCTTTTCTTTGGCGGGTTACTTGTTGTTTCCAGTTTGTATGTAACAATCCCTTTATTAAACGCTTTAATGGCTACATACAAAATCCAACCTCTTCACAGTGGTTGGAGCAGCAGTATATTTTCTTTTTGCTATGCGGTAGGATTAATTTTCTTTGGATTGCTGTCAGTCAAAGTGCAGCGATATCATCTTTTTTTAGTATGCTTTATCGGAATGACTTTCATTACACCATTCATTTCTCTATCTCCTAATTATGTACTTTTTCTTATTTTTAGAGGAATACAAGGCTTTATCGCTGCTTCTTTTGCTCCTAACGCACTCGGATTTGCTTTGGAGTGGTTTCCAGTTGAAAAAAAGGTGCTTGCTATAGCATGGATCAATACCGGATTCTTGCTTGCTGGAATCATTGGGCCATTTATTAGTAGTTCCGTTCTTAACTTATGGAATTGGCAAGCAGTATTTATTGTTTTTGGAATTCTCTATTTCCTCATGCTGATTTTTATTTTTTATCATTTGCCAAAGACCAGCAATCATCAAATACAAGTGGAAAACCAAAATATTATTTTACAAATGAAAGAACTACTCGCGAAAAAGCACATTTACCTCTGCTATTGGATAACAGCAACATTACTGTTTTCCTATGTTTCCTTCTCTACATTCATCGATCCCTTTCTTAAAGAACAGGCATTTACGCCAACAACAATTTTCAATCTAAAATTAGTTGGAATGATCGGCGTCTTTTTTACACTCGCATCTAATTTTTTGATCAAACTTTATGGTAAGCAACTCGTTTTGCGATCAGGCCTATTAATTGCCATTTTCTCTATTTGCATCTTAGCCTTTTTAGGTTCTAAGTGGTTAATCGGCATCGCGATTATTTTATTTATCGGAGGAATCTCTGTGTCCATTCCTGCGAATATAGCGCTTATCCAAGAATGGGGAGGTAAACACAAGAACTTAGCTATTACCTGCTATACCGTTATTTTATTTATAGGGGCTTCCATTGCCCCCGTATTTTCCATTTACTTAATAGAAAAGGTTACAATAAGTGTTGGAATGATCGTGCTAAGTGCAATCCTTTTAAGTTCATTTACTAGTTCTTTATTTATCCGTCCAAGAACTTCTTCCAAACAATTAAAAAAGAGAGATAAAATCTAG